In Camelina sativa cultivar DH55 chromosome 16, Cs, whole genome shotgun sequence, a single window of DNA contains:
- the LOC104753053 gene encoding BTB/POZ domain-containing protein At1g63850 encodes MDYSTATTTAANGYSSPRDSSFPSSFTKFNSALTAGLLNPMSPPPPPAMLDKTRSSPTLFEMMASEADTIGKVPVQIQNVVLQSPSSSSSSSAAATAARTTNVSHLVISAQDKQALAMQRISDLLVVRSPGNQFNDPNSSDVKLTLSSKDGISITMCVHRQILVAHSRFFAIKLSDRWSKQQLPPSSSPYIVEISDCDDVEVYIETLMLMYCRDLRKKMMRHDVSRVLGILKVSAAIGFDAGVLSCLEYLEAAPWSEDEEYRIASLLSELHLENVGATEVLRRVSVEASNGNNGSNGGSNDEVLLNLLHIVLEGKDEKARRDMKTLVSKMLRENSSGNDLRKESLYLACDGCLHKLKRQFLQAAESDLENVDQIARQADNLHWILDILIDRQIAEDFIVMWASLSELSEVHGKVPVVHRFEISRVTARIFVGIGKGQILTPKEVRCLLLRNWLTPFYDDFGWMRRASKGLDRYLIEDGLSNTILTLPLAWQQEFFLAWFDRFLNSNEDCPNIQRGFEVWWRRAFWRRKEQSQDPARLRVTASATDNS; translated from the exons ATGGATTACTCTACGGCTACGACGACGGCGGCGAACGGTTACAGTTCGCCGCGTGACTCTTCATTCCCTTCTAGCTTCACGAAGTTCAACTCCGCTTTAACGGCGGGTCTTCTCAATCCGATGTCTCCTCCGCCGCCTCCGGCGATGCTCGACAAGACAAGGTCAAGTCCGACGCTGTTCGAAATGATGGCTAGCGAAGCTGATACCATTGGGAAAGTTCCGGTTCAGATCCAGAACGTCGTGCTTCAATCTCCGTCgtcttcgtcatcttcttcgGCGGCGGCTACGGCTGCGAGGACGACGAATGTGAGTCATCTCGTTATCTCAGCTCAGGATAAGCAAGCGCTTGCGATGCAACGGATTTCGGATCTTCTTGTGGTTCGGAGCCCCGGGAACCAGTTCAACGATCCGAATTCGAGTGATGTGAAGCTGACTCTGAGCTCTAAGGATGGGATTAGCATCACCATGTGTGTGCATAGGCAGATTCTTGTGGCTCACAGTAGGTTCTTCGCTATAAAATTGTCGGATCGATGGTCTAAGCAGCAGTTGCCGCCGTCGTCTTCTCCTTACATTGTTGAGATCTCAGATTGCGATGACGTTGAGGTGTATATCGAGACTCTGATGCTGATGTACTGCAGAGAtctaaggaagaagatgatgagacaTGATGTTTCTAGGGTTCTTGGTATTTTGAAG GTATCAGCAGCAATAGGGTTTGATGCGGGAGTACTTTCATGTCTGGAGTACTTGGAGGCAGCACCATGGTCAGAGGATGAAGAATACAGGATTGCATCATTGTTGTCTGAGCTACACCTTGAAAACGTTGGGGCAACTGAAGTTTTGAGAAGGGTTTCTGTAGAAGCTAGCAATGGGAACAACGGGAGTAATGGTGGCAGCAATGATGAGGTGCTTTTAAATCTTTTGCATATTGTTCTTGAGGGAAAAGATGAGAAAGCTAGGCGTGACATGAAAACTCTTGTTTCCAAAATGCTTAGAGAGAACTCTTCTGGAAATGATCTTAGGAAAGAGTCGTTGTATTTAGCTTGTGATGGGTGTTTGCATAAACTTAAGCGGCAGTTTCTACAAGCAGCAGAGTCTGATTTGGAGAATGTAGATCAGATAGCAAGACAAGCTGATAATCTGCATTGGATTTTGGACATTTTGATAGATAGGCAAATCGCAGAGGATTTTATTGTGATGTGGGCTTCTCTTTCTGAGCTATCCGAGGTCCATGGTAAGGTTCCCGTAGTTCACAGGTTTGAGATTAGCAGAGTAACAGCAAGGATCTTTGTTGGAATTGGAAAGGGACAAATTCTGACACCGAAGGAAGTGAGGTGTTTGCTACTGAGGAATTGGTTGACACCTTTCTATGATGATTTTGGGTGGATGAGGAGAGCTTCGAAAGGGCTTGATCGGTATTTAATCGAGGACGGTTTAAGCAATACCATTCTGACTCTTCCTCTTGCTTGGCAACAAGAGTTTTTCCTAGCTTGGTTTGATCGGTTTCTTAACTCAAATGAAGACTGTCCAAATATCCAGAGAGGGTTCGAAGTTTGGTGGAGACGGGCCTTCTGGAGACGGAAAGAACAGAGTCAAGACCCTGCTCGGCTAAGAGTCACAGCTTCAGCCACTGATAACTCTTGA
- the LOC104753046 gene encoding U3 small nucleolar ribonucleoprotein protein IMP4: MLRRNVRLRKEYLYRKNLEGDERQLYEKKRKIREALQEGKPIPTELRNEEAKLRQEIDLEDQNTAVPRSHIDDEYANATENDPKILLTTSRNPSAPLIRFTKELKFVFPNSQRINRGGQVISEIIETARSHDFTDVILVHEHRGVPDGLIISHLPFGPTAYFGLLNVVTRHDIQDKKAIGHMPEQYPHLIFNNFTTQMGKRVGNILKHIFPAPKPDARRIVTFANQSDYISFRNHVYDKGEGGPKSIELKEIGPRFELRLYQVKLGTVEQNEAEIEWVIRPYMNTAKKRQFIGE; the protein is encoded by the exons ATGTTGCGCAGAAACGTTAGGTTAAGAAAGGAGTATCTCTACAGGAAAAATTTGGAAGGTGATGAGCGTCAGCTCTATGAGAAGAAGCGGAAGATTAGAGAAGCTCTCCAAG AAGGAAAGCCGATTCCTACTGAGCTCCGAAACGAAGAGGCGAAGCTTCGACAAGAAATTGATCTTGAAGACCAAAACACAGCTG TTCCCCGGAGTCatattgatgatgaatatgCAAATGCTACGGAGAATGATCCAAAGATTTTGTTGACAACGTCTAGGAATCCAAGTGCTCCACTAATCCGATTCACAAAG GAATTGAAGTTTGTATTTCCTAACTCTCAGAGAATAAATCGTGGTGGTCAG GTCATTTCTGAGATCATTGAAACTGCTCGTTCGCATGATTTTACTGATGTTATACTGGTTCATGAGCACCGTGGTGTGCCTGATGGTCTCATTATCTCTCATCTCCCATTTGGACCAACTGCATACTTTGGACTACTTAATGTG GTAACAAGACATGATATTCAAGACAAGAAAGCCATTGGACACATGCCTGAGCAATATCCTCATCTCATTTTTAACAACTTTACAACTCAG ATGGGGAAAAGAGTTGGAAACatcttaaaacatatattcccTGCTCCAAAACCGGATGCAAGACGTATAGTTACTTTTGCTAATCAATCTGATTATATTTCATTCAG GAATCATGTCTACGATAAAGGAGAGGGAGGTCCAAAATCAATTGAGCTTAAAGAAATCGGTCCTCGGTTTGAGTTGCGGCTATACCAG GTGAAATTAGGAACCGTGGAACAAAATGAAGCAGAGATCGAATGGGTCATTAGACCGTACATGAATACTGCTAAAAAACGCCAGTTCATCGGTGAATGA
- the LOC104753050 gene encoding two-component response regulator-like APRR7, whose protein sequence is MDSDLYIFDGSSSSSSICHSTDPDMFSSDTTTTTTTDLFCNNPYLNPLMDDHQSLNFFDNFTPTSHHHQLLSSSPPISQLQTLTLSHTNSFPNFSGFESFDAVKTEQLLFNTPFDAPFMEDSSNFQNQYLSNSPEDSYFSGHMRRVYSTGDLQNMRRDFTGQRSYSSPLAVESSSTTQFSGEDQSLKVGRYSSEERKEKISKYRAKRTQRNFTKTIKYACRKTLADNRPRVRGRFARNDEVFENPKIASSFTRQENNDDDLWNLDGLHEEEEACVSLVECQPQLQMQYMTNSFW, encoded by the exons ATGGATTCTGATCTTTACATCTTTGATgggtcttcatcttcttcttcaatctgcCACAGTACTGATCCAGATATGTTCTCTTccgacacaacaacaacaacaacaacagatctCTTCTGCAACAACCCTTATCTCAATCCATTAATGGATGATCATCAATCTCTTAATTTCTTTGATAATTTTACCCCTacgagtcatcatcatcaactcctctcttcttctccaccaatcTCTCAGCTCCAAACCTTAACACTCTCTCACACAAACAGTTTCCCAAACTTCTCCGGTTTCGAAAGCTTCGACGCTGTCAAAACAGAGCAGCTCTTATTTAATACTCCTTTCGATGCTCCATTCATGGAAGATTCCTCGAATTTTCAGAATCAGTATTTATCAAACTCGCCGGAAGATTCCTACTTTTCCGGTCACATGCGACGAGTTTACAGTACCGGAGATTTACAG aatatgaGAAGGGATTTTACGGGACAGAGATCATACTCGAGTCCTTTGGCGGTGGAGAGTTCATCGACGACGCAATTTTCCGGTGAAGATCAAAGCTTGAAGGTGGGGCGTTACAGTTCAGAGGAACGTAAAGAGAAGATTTCAAAGTACAGAGCTAAACGAACACAGAGAAACTTCACCAAAACCATTAAG TATGCATGCCGGAAAACGTTGGCGGACAACAGGCCAAGAGTACGTGGCAGATTTGCAAGAAACGACGAAGTTTTTGAGAACCCCAAGATTGCTTCTTCCTTCACTAGACAAGAAAACAACGACGACGACCTTTGG AATTTGGATGGGttgcatgaggaagaagaagcttgtgTGAGCTTAGTGGAGTGTCAGCCTCAGTTGCAAATGCAATACATGACAAATTCCTTTTGGTGA
- the LOC104753052 gene encoding E3 ubiquitin-protein ligase RHA1B-like: protein MGFPVGYSELLLPKIFLYLLSFLGLIRKLISTMFKVIGLPDFLEPEPLSTSWPDPPPPTLTKPESAAILAGEMLPVVKFSDLNRPESECCAVCLYDFENEDEIRRLTNCRHIFHRGCLDRWMMGYNQMTCPLCRTQFIPDHLQLEFNQRLWSESSGAASQLVDDESSSHEREYIY, encoded by the coding sequence ATGGGTTTTCCGGTGGGTTACTCCGAGCTCCTTCTCCCAAAAATCTTTCTTTACTTGCTCTCTTTCTTAGGTCTGATCCGTAAACTCATCTCCACAATGTTCAAAGTCATTGGTCTACCTGACTTCTTGGAACCTGAACCACTCTCAACCTCATGGCCCGACCCACCACCACCGACCTTAACCAAACCGGAGTCAGCAGCGATACTAGCCGGAGAGATGTTGCCGGTTGTTAAATTCTCGGATCTAAACCGACCCGAATCCGAATGCTGCGCGGTGTGTCTCTACGATTTCGAGAACGAAGACGAGATCCGACGGCTGACGAACTGTAGACATATATTTCACCGGGGATGTTTGGACCGTTGGATGATGGGTTACAATCAGATGACGTGTCCGCTTTGTCGAACGCAGTTTATACCCGATCATCTTCAACTTGAGTTTAACCAAAGACTTTGGTCTGAATCTAGTGGAGCTGCTTCTCAACTTGTTGATGATGAATCATCATCTCATGAGagggaatatatatattaa
- the LOC104753054 gene encoding methyltransferase-like protein 23, with amino-acid sequence MTATATTISQHDFYGDEEDSETSISLSVIENMKEEYGLFVWPCSVILAEYVWQHRSRFRDSSVLELGAGTSLPGLVAAKVGANVTLTDDASKPEVLENMRRVCELNKLNCNVMGLTWGVWDAPILDLRPNVILGADVLYDSSAFDDLFATVSFLLQSSPDAVFITTYHNRSGHHLIEFLMVKWGLKCLKLLDGFSFLPSHQASVLSGNIQLVEIVLSSKTQQLQTITTI; translated from the exons atgaCTGCTACGGCAACGACGATTTCTCAGCATGATTTCTATGGcgatgaagaagattcagaaactTCAATTTCTCTATCTGTAATCGAG AATATGAAGGAAGAGTATGGCTTGTTTGTGTGGCCTTGTAGCGTCATTCTCGCTGAGTATGTTTGGCAACACAGATCTCGATTTCGTGATTCTTCAGTTCTCGAG CTAGGAGCTGGTACTTCCTTGCCTGGTTTAGTAGCTGCAAAGGTTGGGGCTAATGTCACTCTTACTGATGATGCATCTAAACCTGAG GTTTTGGAAAATATGAGAAGAGTCTGTGAGCTTAACAAGCTCAACTGTAAT GTGATGGGTCTCACCTGGGGAGTGTGGGATGCACCGATACTCGACCTGCGACCTAACGTTATACTTGGGGCTGATGTATTATATGATTCAAGTG CATTTGATGATCTCTTTGCCACTGTCTCATTTCTGCTCCAAAGTTCGCCAGATGCAGTTTTTATTACCACATATCATAACAGAAG TGGGCATCATCTAATCGAGTTCCTGATGGTAAAATGGGGCCTAAAGTGTCTAAAACTTCTGGATGGCTTCTCGTTCTTGCCATCTCACCAGGCATCTGTACTTAGCGGAAACATTCAGTTGGTTGAGATTGTGTTGAGTTCCAAAACTCAGCAGCTTCAGACGATAACAACCATCTAA
- the LOC104753049 gene encoding nucleolar protein 6-like, with product MEADTVTDSRTQKVNDFLKDVRLGYDSLRELLDDAIAPIYESIDRIPEDFKVTSELAPSFVKDIGADKVEFNFKEPSGYDLCGSYSMDCMAKPDSSVDLLLHLPKECFYEKDYMNHRYHAKRCLYLCVIKKHLMSSPSIEKVVWSTFQNEARKPVLVVFPAKKLDQFPGFSIRIIPSATSLFNVAKLSMSRNNVRSVTADGVPVPTPTYNSSILEDMFLKENSVFLEKTFSEWKELGDALILLKIWARQRSSIYVHDCLNGFLISVILSYLASHAKINKALKPLDIFRVTLDFIANSKLWERGLYLPPQSDIRVSKEEKMKFRELFPVVICDSSTFVNLAFRMTSVGFQELQDEASLMLKCMEKLRDGGFEEMFMTKVDYPVKYDHCIRLQLKGKTALHMSEFCLDKECWRIYEQKVHSLLLEGLGDRAKSIRVVWRNVNQDWRVENGLSVLDKEPLFIGISVSSTEKAFRTVDIGPDAENKIEALRFRKFWGEKSDLRRFKDGRIAESTVWETQQWTRHLIMKDIVEYVLKRHLSLSSDDIVQLVDQLDFSLIYGDKDPISLSGNLLQVYDVFSKCLREIEDIPLKVSSVQPLDSAFRSTSVFPPEPHPVACEKIDSRRLQKLLPSCIPAMEVMIQLEGSGNWPMDDLAIEKTKSAFLQKIAESLQNVKGIPCTATEDNVDVFMGGYAFRLRILHERGLSLVKREIGADPVKHVSYTDKMLFIRSQHASMINGLQGRFPTYAPVARLAKRWVSAHLFSGCLAEEAIELLVAHVFLTPLPLGVPCSRINGFLRFLRLLADYDWMFYPLIVDINSDFGRNDEKEINDNFMSSRKGYEEDRQNISSAMFLAAPYDKASEAWTATTPNLSEQKRLVAYARSSANVLSKLVLQEHNDSVQWECLFRTPLHNYDAVILLHRDKLPYPRRLLFPSELNQGKHVARGKASRLFNPFLLPGDMKRSHEELKKKLMVDFEPTKCLLSGLQEEFGTLKPWYDHIGGDAIGLTWNKHNSKKRERDEEEEESNPMELLKAVGEMGKGMVRDIYMLKPPRFV from the exons ATGGAGGCAGATACTGTGACAGACTCTCGTACTCAGAAAGTTAACGACTTTTTAAAAGACGTTCGATTGGGTTACGATTCTCTAAGAGAGCTTCTGGATGATGCCATTGCGCCCATTTATGAATCTATTGATAGAATCCCTGAAGATTTTAAG GTTACCTCTGAGTTAGCTCCCAGTTTCGTCAAGGACATTGGGGCAGATAAAGTGGAGTTCAATTTTAAGGAGCCAAGTGGTTATGATCTCTGTGGCAGTTACTCCATGGATTGCATGGCAAAGCCTGATTCTTctgttgatcttcttcttcacttgccTAAG GAATGTTTTTATGAGAAGGATTACATGAATCATAGATACCATGCCAAAAGATGTCTGTATCTTTGTGTTATTAAAAAGCATTTGATGTCGTCTCCTTCCATCGAGAAGGTTGTATGGTCAACCTTTCAGAACGAAGCTAGGAAGCCAGTCTTAGTTGTTTTCCCAG CTAAGAAACTTGATCAGTTTCCTGGATTTTCCATTAGGATAATCCCTTCAGCAACATCACTATTTAATGTTGCAAAGTTGAGTATGAGCAGAAACAACGTCCGTTCTGTAACTGCAG ATGGTGTCCCTGTGCCCACACCGACTTACAACTCAAGTATATTGGAGGACATGTTTCTTAAAGAAAATTCTGTGTTTCTCGAAAAAACCTTTTCTGAGTGGAAGGAGTTGGGCGATGCTTTGATTTTGCTGAAG ATATGGGCTAGACAAAGGAGCTCGATATATGTTCATGATTGCTTGAATGGATTTCTAATCTCTGTGATACTATCATACCTTGCAAGCCATGCCAAAATTAACAAGGCACTAAAACCATTAGATATTTTCAGAGTGACACTGGACTTCATAG CCAATTCTAAATTATGGGAGAGGGGTTTATATCTTCCGCCACAGAGTGATATTCGTGTCTCGAAGGAG GAGAAGATGAAGTTCAGAGAGTTGTTCCCTGTTGTTATATGCGATTCGTCTACATTTGTGAATTTGGCTTTCCGGATGACCAGTGTTGGTTTCCAGGAG CTCCAAGATGAGGCTTCTTTGATGCTTAAATGTATGGAGAAACTCAGAGATGGAGGATTCGAGGAGATGTTTATGACTAAGGTTGACTATCCTGTTAAGTATGACCACTGCATAAG ATTACAGCTAAAAGGGAAAACAGCATTGCATATGTCAGAGTTCTGTTTGGACAAGGAGTGTTGGAGAATCTATGAGCAGAAAGTGCATAGCCTGCTGTTAGAAGGACTGGGTGACAGAGCAAAATCAATTCGTGTTGTTTGGAGAAATGTCAATCAAGATTGGCGTGTAGAGAAT GGCTTGTCAGTTCTTGACAAAGAACCTCTTTTCATTGGCATATCTGTCAGCTCCACTGAAAAGGCTTTTAGAACAGTTGATATTGGGCCAGATGCTGAAAACAAGATAGAG GCACTTAGATTCCGGAAGTTTTGGGGTGAGAAGTCTGATTTAAGGAGGTTTAAAGATGGAAGAATAGCAGAAAGCACAG TTTGGGAAACTCAGCAGTGGACCAGACATCTTATCATGAAAGATATTGTTGAATATGTCCTTAAGCGGCATCTTTCACTGTCGTCCGATGACATTGTACAATTAGTGGATCAACTTGATTTCTCTCTAATCTATGGGGATAAAG ACCCAATATCTTTATCTGGAAACTTGCTTCAAGTCTATGATGTTTTCTCGAAGTGCTTGCGTGAGATTGAAGACATACCTCTCAAAGTCTCTAGCGTTCAGCCTTTAGATTCAG CTTTCAGGTCCACATCCGTGTTCCCTCCTGAACCGCACCCAGTGGCTTGCGAAAAAATTGATTCTCGAAGACTACAAAAACTTCTGCCATCCTGCATTCCAGCAATGGAGGTCATGATTCAG CTAGAAGGTTCTGGTAACTGGCCCATGGATGATTTGGcaattgagaaaacaaaatctgcaTTCCTCCAAAAAATTGCAGAGAG CCTTCAGAACGTCAAGGGAATACCATGCACAGCTACTGAGGATAATGTCGATGTTTTCATGGGTGGTTATGCATTTCGCCTGAGAATATTGCATGAAAGAGGCCTGAGTTTGGTGAAGAGAGAAA TTGGAGCTGACCCAGTGAAGCATGTTTCCTATACCGATAAAATGCTTTTTATTCGCAGTCAACATGCAAGTATGATCAATGGTTTGCAAGGTCGATTTCCTACGTACGCACCAGTTGCCAG GCTTGCAAAAAGATGGGTTTCTGCGCATCTCTTTTCTGGTTGCCTGGCAGAAGAGGCCATTGAACTTCTGGTTGCACATGTCTTCCTCACACCTCTCCCACTTGGTGTTCCTTGCTCCCGAATTAATGGATTCTTAAG GTTCTTGCGATTACTAGCGGACTATGACTGGATGTTCTACCCGTTGATTGTTGACATAAACAGTGACTTTGGTAGAAATGACGAGAAAGAGATCAAT GATAATTTTATGTCAAGTAGAAAAGGCTACGAAGAAGACAGACAAAACATAAGTTCAGCTATGTTCTTGGCTGCTCCTTATGATAAAGCATCGGAGGCATGGACCGCAACAACACCAAATTTATCG gaACAAAAAAGGTTGGTGGCTTATGCTCGAAGCAGTGCAAACGTGTTAAGCAAGTTGGTATTGCAAGAACATAATGATTCTGTTCAATGGGAG TGCCTATTCAGGACACCCTTGCACAACTATGATGCAGTTATTCTTCTCCATAGAGACAAATTACCTTACCCACGTCGTCTTTTGTTTCCATCTGAACTTAATCAAG GGAAGCACGTTGCACGTGGAAAAGCGAGTAGATTGTTTAACCCATTTTTGTTACCTGGAGATATGAAGAGAAGTCATGAAGAGCttaagaagaagctaatggtGGACTTTGAGCCAACCAAGTGCTTGTTGAGTGGGTTGCAG GAAGAGTTTGGGACGTTAAAGCCGTGGTATGATCACATAGGAGGCGACGCAATTGGTTTAACATGGAACAAACACAATTCAAAG AAAcgagaaagagatgaagaggaagaagaaagtaatCCAATGGAGTTGTTAAAGGCGGTAGGGGAAATGGGTAAAGGGATGGTGAGAGATATCTATATGCTCAAGCCTCCACGCTTTGTCTAA
- the LOC104753048 gene encoding ubiquitin-conjugating enzyme E2 5 → MSSPSKRREMDLMKLMMSDYKVEMINDGMQEFFVEFNGPKDSIYEGGVWKIRVELPDAYPYKSPSVGFITKIYHPNVDEMSGSVCLDVINQTWSPMFDLVNVFETFLPQLLLYPNPSDPLNGEAAALMMRDRPTYEQRVKEYCEKYAKPREDDEEMSSDDEMSEEDEYASDGDDEDDVAIAGKLDP, encoded by the exons aTGTCTTCGCCGAGCAAGCGTAGAGAAATGGATTTGATGAAACt GATGATGAGTGACTACAAGGTGGAGATGATCAATGATGGCATGCAAGAGTTCTTTGTCGAATTCAATGGACCCAAAGACA GTATCTATGAGGGAGGTGTGTGGAAGATAAGAGTCGAACTCCCTGATGCTTATCCTTACAAATCTCCATCTGTTGGTTTCATTACCAAAATATACCACCCGAATGTCGATGAAAT GTCGGGTTCTGTTTGTTTAGATGTCATTAACCAGACCTGGAGCCCGATGTTCG ACCTGGTGAATGTGTTCGAGACGTTTCTTCCTCAACTTCTTCTGTACCCGAATCCGTCAGATCCATTGAATGGAGAAGCAGCTGCGTTGATGATGCGTGATCGTCCTACCTATGAACAGAGGGTTAAAG AGTATTGTGAGAAATACGCAAAGCCAAGAGAGGACGATGAGGAAATGTCTAGTGATGATGAAATGAGTGAAGAAGACGAATATGCCTCAGacggtgatgatgaagatgatgttgcAATCGCCGGTAAACTCGATCCTTAA
- the LOC104753051 gene encoding uncharacterized protein LOC104753051, whose protein sequence is MAGSQAKLEKMKLRQDYRNLWHSDLMGTVTADTPYCFISCLCGPCVSYMLRRRALYNDMSRYTCCAGYMPCSGRCGESKCPQLCLATEVFLCFGNSVASTRFLLQDEFNIQTTQCDNCIIGFMFCLSQVACIFSIVACIVGSDELSEASQILSCCADMVYCTVCACMQTQHKLEMDKRDGVFGSQRMGVPPAQQMSRFDQPVPQVGYPQSYPPPAQGYPPASYAPPGYPQH, encoded by the exons ATGGCGGGGTCACAGGCTAAGCTGGAGAAGATGAAGCTCAGACAGGATTACCGGAACTTATGGCACTCCGATCTCATGGGCACCGTCACCGCCGACACTCCCT attGCTTCATCTCGTGTCTGTg TGGACCTTGTGTTTCATACATGCTTCGGAGAAGAGCACTTTACAATGACATGTCAAG GTATACTTGTTGTGCTGGATACATGCCTTGTAGTGGGAGATGTGGAGAAAGCAAATGTCCTCAACTTTGCCTTGCTACTGAG GTTTTCCTCTGCTTCGGAAACTCTGTGGCCTCTACCCGCTTTCTTCTGCAGGACGAATTCAACATCCAGACAACACAATGCGACAATTGCATAATT GGATTTATGTTCTGTCTCAGCCAAGTTGCTTGCATATTCTCTATAGTTGCTTGCATTGTTGGTAGCGATGAGCTTTCGGAGGCTTCACAGATACTCTCTTGCTGTGCTGATATGGTCTACTGCAC GGTCTGCGCATGTATGCAG ACACAACACAAGCTTGAGATGGACAAAAGAGATGGAGTGTTTGGATCTCAACGAATGGGCGTGCCACCAGCTCAGCAGATGTCCCGTTTTGATCAACCCGTCCCTCAAGTCGGATACCCTCAGTCCTATCCACCGCCTGCCCAAGGCTACCCTCCTGCATCATACGCGCCTCCTGGTTATCCCCAACATTAA